From a region of the Sporosarcina ureilytica genome:
- a CDS encoding 5-bromo-4-chloroindolyl phosphate hydrolysis family protein: MTEIKHFFMRHFIAVPISFGSWIYLLFGTSLNFFAATGLLIVIYFASSFTIKQIQIQSTTKKLGMKRSEYNYIKGQLHEARRKLKRLNSYYGKVRSVQAFRQLHEMNLLSRKIINIVKTNPQKFYQVENFFYAHLDSAVELTSKYAILVNQPLKDKDIQVALQDTRETLNDVSEQLERDLRNAISSDIETLKMEIDFVDVTMNKNKPLLEMKGETEHDRK; encoded by the coding sequence ATGACAGAAATTAAGCATTTTTTTATGAGACATTTCATAGCAGTCCCCATTAGTTTCGGCTCATGGATCTATTTACTATTTGGCACTAGTTTAAATTTTTTTGCAGCTACAGGCCTACTCATCGTCATTTATTTCGCTAGTTCATTTACAATAAAGCAGATTCAAATTCAGTCAACGACAAAAAAACTAGGTATGAAGCGTTCTGAGTATAATTATATTAAAGGACAACTTCATGAGGCTAGACGAAAATTAAAACGCTTAAATAGTTATTATGGGAAAGTTAGATCTGTGCAAGCCTTTAGGCAATTACATGAAATGAACCTTCTTTCCAGGAAAATTATTAATATCGTTAAAACAAATCCACAAAAATTTTATCAAGTAGAGAACTTCTTCTACGCACATTTAGATTCGGCGGTTGAATTAACATCCAAATATGCAATTCTTGTCAACCAACCGCTTAAAGATAAAGATATTCAAGTGGCTTTGCAAGATACGAGAGAAACTTTAAATGACGTTAGTGAGCAATTAGAGCGAGATTTACGAAATGCGATTTCATCAGATATAGAAACATTAAAAATGGAAATCGATTTTGTAGATGTGACGATGAATAAGAATAAACCTCTTTTAGAAATGAAGGGAGAAACAGAACATGACAGAAAGTAA
- a CDS encoding DUF1033 family protein — translation MYEVIYMKADFEPWWLFDGWEENVLSRQSFHDLSGAESCLNELIMRFRKRYQHERMQKQCFYAFWSEDEKQFCEGCDDDLQIFHGIFLLQDGKPCI, via the coding sequence TTGTATGAAGTAATCTATATGAAAGCGGATTTTGAACCGTGGTGGTTGTTTGATGGCTGGGAAGAAAACGTTTTGTCTCGCCAATCATTTCATGATTTGAGCGGTGCAGAAAGCTGTTTAAATGAACTAATCATGAGATTTAGAAAGCGGTACCAACATGAGCGTATGCAAAAACAATGTTTTTACGCATTTTGGTCTGAAGATGAAAAACAATTTTGCGAAGGCTGCGACGATGATTTACAAATTTTCCATGGTATATTTTTGCTTCAGGATGGAAAGCCTTGTATATGA
- a CDS encoding cold-shock protein, which produces MKQGTVKWFNAEKGFGFIEVENEDDVFVHFSAIEGEGFKSLDEGQQVEFEVVEGDRGPQAANVVKLV; this is translated from the coding sequence ATGAAACAAGGTACAGTAAAATGGTTTAACGCAGAAAAAGGTTTTGGCTTCATCGAAGTTGAAAACGAAGACGACGTGTTCGTACACTTCTCAGCTATCGAAGGAGAAGGATTCAAGTCACTTGACGAAGGTCAACAAGTTGAATTCGAAGTTGTTGAAGGCGACCGCGGCCCACAAGCTGCAAACGTTGTAAAACTAGTCTAA
- a CDS encoding ABC-F family ATP-binding cassette domain-containing protein → MIAVNNVSLQFADRKLFEDVNIQFNPGHCYGLIGANGAGKSTFLKVLSGEIEPQTGNVSMNPDERMAVLKQNHFEYEENEVLETVIMGHKKLYDIMNEKNAIYMKEDFSDEDGMRAAELEGEFADLNGWEAESEAAILLQGLGIPESMHHLKMSELKGADKVKVLLAQALFGKPDVLLLDEPTNHLDIQAIRWLEDFLIDFDNTVIVVSHDRHFLNNVCTQIADLDFGKIQIYPGNYDFWYESSQLALKMAQDQNKKKEEKIKELEAFIARFSANASKSRQATSRKKTLDKIELDDIKPSSRRYPYVNFQIGREIGNDVVTVKDVSKTIDGVKLLDNVNFSMGREDKIILLGNPLAKSALLDVLAEVTEPDTGSIKWGVTTTHAYFPIDNSEFFQGSESTLVEWLRQYSPEDETETFLRGFLGRMLFSGEEVKKKPSVLSGGEKVRCMLSKMMLTNANVLLLDEPTNHLDLESIQSLNNGLTAFKGAMVFTSHDHQFIQTIANRIIEIREDGTIIDRLMTYEEYLEWSAKQTEKN, encoded by the coding sequence ATGATTGCAGTTAATAATGTTAGTCTTCAATTTGCGGATCGCAAACTTTTTGAAGATGTTAATATACAATTCAATCCTGGCCACTGTTACGGCTTAATCGGAGCGAACGGTGCAGGAAAATCAACGTTTTTGAAAGTATTATCAGGTGAAATTGAACCACAAACAGGAAATGTAAGTATGAACCCAGATGAGCGGATGGCCGTTCTTAAACAAAACCATTTCGAATATGAAGAAAACGAAGTACTTGAAACAGTTATTATGGGACATAAAAAACTTTATGACATTATGAATGAAAAAAATGCGATTTATATGAAAGAAGATTTTTCTGACGAAGATGGTATGCGTGCAGCTGAGCTTGAGGGTGAATTTGCTGATTTAAATGGATGGGAAGCTGAATCCGAAGCAGCGATTTTACTTCAAGGTTTAGGGATTCCTGAATCAATGCACCACCTAAAAATGTCCGAACTAAAAGGTGCCGACAAAGTTAAAGTGCTTCTTGCTCAAGCTTTATTCGGTAAGCCAGATGTATTACTGCTAGATGAGCCGACCAACCACCTTGACATACAAGCGATTCGTTGGTTAGAAGATTTCTTAATTGATTTCGACAACACGGTTATCGTTGTTTCTCACGATAGACATTTCCTAAACAATGTTTGTACTCAAATTGCAGACCTTGATTTCGGTAAGATTCAAATTTACCCAGGAAACTATGATTTCTGGTACGAATCAAGTCAACTTGCGCTTAAAATGGCACAAGACCAAAACAAGAAAAAAGAAGAGAAGATTAAAGAGCTTGAGGCCTTTATTGCCCGATTTAGTGCGAACGCTTCTAAATCTCGACAAGCGACTTCACGTAAAAAGACGCTCGATAAAATTGAGCTAGATGACATTAAACCTTCATCAAGACGTTATCCATATGTTAACTTCCAAATTGGACGTGAAATTGGAAATGACGTTGTTACAGTCAAAGACGTTTCGAAGACAATCGATGGCGTAAAATTACTTGATAACGTGAACTTTTCAATGGGACGAGAGGATAAAATCATCCTCCTCGGTAACCCACTTGCAAAGTCTGCTTTACTTGATGTTCTAGCGGAAGTAACAGAGCCAGATACGGGTTCAATAAAATGGGGCGTTACAACAACACATGCGTACTTCCCTATTGATAACTCAGAGTTTTTCCAAGGGTCCGAGAGTACGTTAGTCGAATGGCTACGTCAATATTCTCCTGAAGATGAAACTGAAACATTCCTTAGAGGTTTCTTAGGCCGTATGCTCTTCTCTGGAGAAGAAGTAAAGAAAAAGCCTTCCGTTCTTTCTGGAGGCGAAAAAGTACGCTGCATGCTATCTAAAATGATGCTCACAAATGCGAACGTCCTTTTACTGGATGAACCTACAAACCACTTGGATTTAGAATCCATTCAATCGCTAAACAATGGGTTGACTGCATTTAAAGGTGCAATGGTATTTACATCTCATGACCATCAGTTTATTCAAACAATCGCCAATCGGATTATTGAAATCCGCGAAGATGGAACCATTATCGATAGATTAATGACTTATGAAGAATACCTTGAATGGTCAGCAAAGCAAACAGAAAAGAACTAA
- a CDS encoding CynX/NimT family MFS transporter translates to MSDTNKKTNIILLLITIFAISINLRPAITSIGPMLETIRDQLSLSNAQVSLLTAVPVIGMGIFAMLSPILNRLFGLKQTMYVMLLLIGLMTALRGFISGYFILLSTALIVGIAIAIVGPLLSAMIKQNFPDRAASVIGVYSFGMGVGSAASAGLTAVFYESTKSYQFALSIWSVLAIIGLLCWFLTMRGYAEVRLKNANDKIGSSKKSVSPWNSKKAWLFLLFFGLQSSAFFSIITWLAPIAIASGMSLLQAGTLLSVMTTVQIFLNILIPLAMERFGSRRFWLLLMVISGMISIVCFWTGIYPLMWVGAFIMGIPLGGLFPVALLLPLDETENAQDANAWTAMMQTGGFVMGGLLPLVIALVYDYTADHHLTFIIMMSLYVMMLILSFLIENKKQEVAT, encoded by the coding sequence TTGTCTGATACAAATAAAAAAACAAATATAATTCTTCTATTAATAACGATTTTTGCGATTTCAATTAATTTACGTCCCGCGATTACGTCGATTGGACCTATGTTAGAAACCATTCGTGATCAACTATCGCTATCAAATGCTCAAGTTAGTCTGCTTACCGCTGTTCCGGTCATTGGTATGGGTATATTTGCAATGTTATCTCCTATTCTTAACCGATTGTTCGGACTCAAACAGACGATGTACGTGATGCTTCTATTAATTGGGTTAATGACTGCATTACGTGGGTTTATATCGGGATATTTTATTTTGTTAAGTACCGCACTCATCGTTGGAATCGCAATTGCAATTGTTGGACCTTTATTATCTGCAATGATAAAACAAAATTTCCCTGATCGTGCGGCGTCTGTAATTGGTGTTTATTCATTTGGCATGGGAGTTGGATCTGCGGCAAGTGCAGGGCTAACAGCAGTATTCTATGAATCAACAAAGTCTTATCAGTTTGCATTAAGCATTTGGTCTGTCCTCGCGATTATAGGCCTTCTTTGTTGGTTTTTGACGATGAGAGGCTATGCAGAGGTTAGGCTTAAAAATGCAAATGATAAAATAGGCAGCTCAAAAAAAAGCGTTTCACCTTGGAACTCTAAAAAAGCCTGGCTATTTTTATTGTTTTTCGGATTACAATCTTCCGCATTCTTTTCAATCATTACTTGGCTAGCACCGATAGCCATTGCTTCCGGAATGAGTTTATTGCAGGCAGGGACTTTATTAAGTGTGATGACAACCGTTCAAATCTTTTTGAATATATTAATACCACTGGCAATGGAACGTTTTGGTTCTAGACGCTTTTGGTTATTATTGATGGTCATTTCTGGAATGATTTCGATTGTCTGTTTCTGGACGGGTATCTATCCACTTATGTGGGTAGGGGCCTTTATTATGGGTATTCCGTTAGGCGGTTTGTTCCCGGTTGCGTTACTTTTACCGCTGGATGAAACGGAAAACGCACAGGATGCCAACGCGTGGACAGCGATGATGCAGACAGGGGGATTTGTGATGGGGGGCTTATTGCCACTCGTTATTGCGCTCGTGTATGATTATACAGCGGATCATCACTTAACGTTTATCATTATGATGTCGCTTTATGTGATGATGCTCATCCTATCGTTTCTGATTGAGAATAAAAAGCAGGAAGTGGCTACTTAA
- the msrA gene encoding peptide-methionine (S)-S-oxide reductase MsrA yields MVKPFKEWDGIIDVVSGYMGGHVENPTYEDVKKGDSGHLEVVEITFDPAVFTYEKLLDIFWQQIDPTDADGQFQDRGHSYSTAIFYYSDEHRKVAEQSKENLAASGKFDKPIVTPIRPAETFYRAEEYHQDYYIKEKEHYAEDRARSGRDEFIQQYWS; encoded by the coding sequence ATGGTGAAGCCATTTAAAGAGTGGGATGGCATAATTGATGTAGTATCGGGCTATATGGGTGGCCATGTAGAAAACCCTACCTATGAAGATGTGAAAAAAGGCGATTCTGGCCATTTAGAAGTTGTTGAAATTACGTTTGATCCTGCAGTTTTTACATATGAAAAGTTACTTGATATATTTTGGCAACAAATAGATCCAACTGATGCAGACGGACAATTTCAGGACCGGGGACACTCCTATTCCACTGCTATCTTTTATTATTCTGATGAACATCGTAAAGTAGCAGAGCAGTCCAAAGAAAATCTCGCTGCAAGTGGTAAATTCGACAAGCCAATCGTCACCCCGATTCGACCGGCGGAAACATTTTACCGGGCAGAAGAATACCACCAGGATTATTACATAAAAGAAAAAGAACATTATGCCGAGGACCGAGCACGTTCAGGTCGAGATGAGTTTATTCAGCAATATTGGTCTTAA
- a CDS encoding YjcZ family sporulation protein, which yields MGNEYRGGVGSSFALLVVLFILLIIIGASYIY from the coding sequence ATGGGCAATGAATACAGAGGTGGAGTTGGGTCCTCATTTGCTCTACTTGTCGTGCTTTTCATTTTATTAATCATCATTGGAGCTAGCTATATTTACTAA
- a CDS encoding LCP family protein, giving the protein MEEHHDEPILRRRRKKKLRIGRVIFTLIFLFCIAAGIYSLVQFNFGKSIAEGNEIKPGTFEADSLNPNFPSIENYLLLGIDDDGSGKSRTDTMMVLSWDKKEGTMRVISFMRDIYAEIPGYKSYKLNTAYYLGGVQTTKDTITGMFGLPIHHYAIVDFDNFESIVDIAFPQGVEINVQKEMSEQIGVTLTPGLKKLNGQELLGYARFRADAEGDFGRVARQQEVITAIKKEAMNPTMILRAPKLVGALSGFIETDLTAKDEIARVLPILFSKGIDVETMTVPVEGSYSFNSYRHAGSVIEINLEKNKEAIATFLNMPLN; this is encoded by the coding sequence ATGGAAGAGCATCATGACGAGCCTATATTAAGAAGAAGGAGAAAGAAAAAACTGCGCATTGGTCGAGTCATTTTCACACTCATTTTTCTTTTCTGTATCGCGGCGGGGATTTATTCGCTCGTACAATTTAATTTTGGAAAATCTATTGCTGAAGGAAATGAGATTAAGCCTGGAACTTTTGAAGCTGATAGTCTGAATCCAAACTTTCCATCTATTGAAAATTATTTGCTCTTAGGCATTGACGATGATGGGAGTGGAAAATCAAGAACTGATACTATGATGGTTTTATCTTGGGATAAAAAAGAAGGGACTATGCGTGTGATTTCATTTATGCGTGACATATACGCAGAAATTCCTGGCTATAAGTCTTATAAATTAAATACTGCTTATTATTTAGGTGGCGTTCAAACGACGAAAGATACCATTACCGGGATGTTTGGTTTGCCCATTCATCACTATGCGATTGTAGACTTTGACAATTTCGAGTCGATTGTCGATATCGCTTTTCCTCAAGGTGTAGAAATCAATGTGCAAAAAGAGATGTCCGAACAAATTGGTGTTACCTTAACGCCTGGCTTGAAAAAATTAAATGGACAAGAGTTACTTGGCTATGCCAGATTTAGGGCGGATGCAGAAGGTGATTTTGGCCGCGTTGCCCGACAACAGGAAGTGATTACTGCAATAAAAAAAGAAGCGATGAACCCGACGATGATCTTGCGCGCGCCTAAACTTGTAGGAGCACTTTCAGGATTTATCGAAACAGATTTAACAGCAAAAGATGAAATTGCACGTGTACTGCCAATTTTATTTAGCAAAGGCATCGATGTTGAAACGATGACAGTTCCAGTTGAAGGTAGCTATTCATTCAATTCTTATCGCCATGCGGGTTCTGTGATTGAAATTAATCTTGAAAAAAATAAAGAAGCTATTGCTACATTTTTAAACATGCCATTAAACTAA
- a CDS encoding AI-2E family transporter → MESNGRENRHQINEKKGNIISFLGGKSTLFVLVSILLVGLIIFVFKQIPFVFYPLSVLFSTVVLPVILAMIGYYLLRPVLRLLEKAKIPRMWGILILFLATGGLITLLIFLVVPFLKIQFHNLVDDFPTYFKKLTLTIDHFLRTSIFSSFYESLDINLASLVDTAPSNIGKTITDAVGGIAVGVTSFVSALTGFVLAIVTVPFILFYLLKDGEKLPKVFINMLPPRMRDDARDIVKQTDHQISSYIQGQILVAICIGVMVSIGFFIIGMDYALLLGVLAMFTSVVPYLGPLIAITPAVIIAVVTSPFMIVKLAIVWTIVQLIDGKFISPQIMGKSLQIHPITIIFVLLTAGSLFGVAGVILGIPGFAVLKVFVQHFFRLYKLRYNRYATDSRYQYKDVER, encoded by the coding sequence ATGGAGAGTAATGGACGAGAGAACCGTCATCAAATAAATGAAAAAAAGGGGAATATTATTTCCTTTTTAGGAGGGAAAAGTACACTTTTTGTACTCGTTTCTATTTTACTTGTCGGGTTAATTATATTTGTTTTTAAACAAATCCCTTTTGTGTTTTATCCACTTTCTGTCTTGTTTTCAACAGTTGTTTTGCCAGTTATCCTTGCGATGATCGGTTATTATTTACTAAGGCCCGTATTACGTTTATTAGAGAAAGCAAAAATACCGAGAATGTGGGGAATTCTCATTTTATTTCTTGCAACCGGAGGGCTAATTACATTACTAATATTCCTAGTCGTCCCGTTTTTAAAAATTCAATTTCATAATCTTGTAGATGATTTCCCAACATATTTTAAAAAGTTGACATTGACGATTGATCATTTTTTAAGAACGTCTATTTTTTCCTCATTTTACGAGAGTTTAGATATTAATCTCGCATCTTTAGTCGATACTGCGCCAAGTAACATCGGAAAAACAATAACGGATGCAGTTGGCGGCATTGCGGTCGGGGTCACTTCATTTGTTAGCGCATTAACTGGATTTGTTTTGGCAATAGTCACGGTCCCGTTTATCTTGTTTTATTTATTAAAAGATGGCGAAAAATTACCGAAAGTATTTATCAATATGTTACCGCCTCGAATGAGAGATGATGCACGGGATATTGTGAAACAAACAGACCATCAAATTAGTTCATACATCCAAGGTCAAATACTTGTAGCGATTTGTATCGGTGTCATGGTATCGATTGGATTTTTCATTATCGGTATGGATTACGCACTTCTATTAGGTGTGTTGGCTATGTTTACAAGTGTTGTTCCGTACTTAGGCCCATTAATTGCGATTACCCCTGCAGTTATAATTGCAGTTGTCACTTCTCCATTTATGATCGTAAAGCTTGCGATTGTCTGGACAATTGTTCAATTAATTGATGGGAAATTTATTTCACCGCAAATTATGGGGAAGTCATTACAAATTCATCCGATTACAATTATTTTCGTGTTGTTAACGGCTGGCTCATTGTTTGGTGTGGCGGGGGTTATTCTTGGGATTCCAGGATTTGCAGTCCTCAAAGTATTTGTCCAACATTTTTTTAGGTTGTATAAACTTCGCTATAATCGATACGCTACAGATAGTCGCTATCAATATAAAGACGTGGAGCGATAG
- the yfkAB gene encoding radical SAM/CxCxxxxC motif protein YfkAB, producing MSKEMKILTMTPTNDPWEAYLDIEQHGKFTLSSIEFTTTYLCNMRCEHCAVGDMLQMKDPEGLPLELLIKRLDEIPNLRTFSITGGEPMFSKKSIEEYVLPLLQYTHRRGIRSQLNSNLTMPLDRYMEIAPYLDVLHISHNWGTIDDFVEGGFANMQRKPSSERRAAQFERMIENSRALAEAGVMVSAETMLNKRTYPHLAHIHKQVIEEMKCARHEIHPMYPVSSAANLEVLSLDQTREAIHQLLDIRDEDVWMLFGTLPFYPCSDNQEDLALLERIYSSKNVSVRNDPDGRSRLNVNIFTGDVIVTDFGDTPPMGNIQTDSLPIMLERWLERPLAQTVSCHCPAVRCLGPNLLVKDAYYHEMDFRNRKARISY from the coding sequence ATGAGTAAAGAAATGAAGATTCTGACGATGACGCCTACAAATGATCCGTGGGAAGCTTATTTGGATATTGAACAGCATGGTAAATTTACATTGTCGAGTATTGAATTTACGACAACGTATTTATGTAATATGCGCTGTGAACATTGCGCGGTTGGAGATATGTTGCAAATGAAGGATCCAGAGGGATTGCCGCTTGAGTTACTTATTAAGCGTTTGGATGAGATTCCAAATTTGCGCACATTTAGTATTACCGGCGGAGAGCCGATGTTCTCAAAAAAGTCGATTGAAGAATATGTGTTGCCACTGTTGCAATATACACATAGACGAGGCATTCGTTCTCAGTTAAATTCAAATCTGACGATGCCGCTAGATCGGTATATGGAAATTGCACCTTATTTAGATGTACTACATATTTCTCATAACTGGGGAACAATTGATGATTTTGTAGAGGGCGGATTTGCGAATATGCAACGAAAACCTTCTAGTGAACGACGAGCGGCACAGTTTGAAAGAATGATTGAAAATAGCCGTGCGTTGGCAGAGGCGGGGGTCATGGTTTCCGCCGAAACGATGTTAAATAAACGGACATACCCTCATTTAGCTCACATCCATAAACAAGTTATTGAAGAAATGAAATGTGCACGACATGAGATTCACCCAATGTATCCAGTTTCAAGTGCTGCGAACTTAGAAGTTTTATCATTAGATCAAACAAGAGAAGCGATACACCAGTTACTTGATATTCGAGATGAAGACGTATGGATGTTATTTGGCACATTACCATTTTATCCGTGTAGTGACAATCAAGAAGACTTAGCACTATTAGAACGGATTTACTCTAGCAAAAATGTGTCAGTACGAAATGATCCAGATGGACGTTCACGATTAAACGTTAATATTTTCACAGGAGATGTGATTGTGACTGACTTTGGCGATACGCCTCCGATGGGGAATATTCAAACAGATTCATTGCCTATCATGCTAGAACGGTGGCTAGAGAGACCGCTTGCACAAACGGTCTCATGTCATTGTCCGGCAGTTCGTTGCTTAGGGCCTAATTTATTAGTAAAAGATGCTTACTACCATGAAATGGATTTCCGAAATAGGAAGGCACGGATTAGTTACTAA
- a CDS encoding XdhC family protein yields MVKIENLISKIITTQKAMVLAVIVDGEGSAYQEGAWMLFIEGDRPIGILNQGSFENDLHNRSGRLFRTGQTEVISYDLSKEDEADCGRGAGCHGIVHILLRDIDENFQKILTSMNETLRKMTPILYIQSINDLSQYIFSHQDEDTFGFWDSDADWEWIHAKPSQKIVGQKNFGTQTYFIQLIWP; encoded by the coding sequence ATGGTGAAAATTGAAAATCTTATCAGCAAAATCATCACAACACAAAAGGCGATGGTATTGGCAGTGATTGTCGATGGAGAAGGTTCTGCGTATCAAGAAGGAGCTTGGATGTTGTTTATCGAAGGTGATAGGCCAATCGGTATTTTAAATCAGGGTTCTTTTGAAAATGATTTACATAACAGGTCAGGAAGATTATTCCGCACTGGCCAAACAGAAGTTATTTCTTATGATTTGAGTAAGGAAGATGAGGCAGATTGTGGACGCGGCGCGGGATGTCACGGCATTGTGCATATTCTATTACGTGACATAGACGAAAACTTTCAAAAGATACTTACCTCGATGAATGAAACATTACGTAAAATGACACCCATTTTATATATCCAGTCAATAAATGATCTTTCACAGTATATATTTTCGCATCAAGATGAAGATACTTTTGGTTTTTGGGATAGTGATGCCGATTGGGAATGGATTCATGCAAAACCATCACAAAAGATTGTTGGACAAAAAAATTTTGGGACTCAAACATATTTTATACAATTGATTTGGCCATAA
- a CDS encoding YIEGIA family protein, protein MVQYLLPVVLGIFFGFMSRLMLLRTDFRQYPTYPQGRLIHLSFGFIAAFIGAVVIPAVLESDWTAVTFFGLAATQFREVRKMERETLEKIDESELVKRGTPFIEGMAQAFESRNYLVMFTGLVTSLFTVYSIWFGIISGIVMLFVSKGRMSGNVISSIADVSEGEIRFEGPTLYVDNIIIKNVGLEQTRKMIQERAVGAILTPNNQNSIVTLSHLGQRQAILHQVATVLGAFIDSGEPGLIPLAKRDLEDGRIALFIMPREKEFHQIKTVIEQVPVLDSALRMPRKADKGKS, encoded by the coding sequence ATGGTCCAATACTTACTTCCAGTTGTACTAGGAATCTTCTTTGGATTCATGTCGCGCCTTATGTTACTTCGCACGGATTTTAGGCAATATCCAACATATCCGCAAGGCCGGCTAATTCACTTATCCTTTGGATTCATTGCAGCTTTTATCGGTGCCGTCGTAATTCCTGCTGTACTTGAATCAGATTGGACAGCCGTGACCTTCTTTGGACTTGCGGCAACGCAATTTCGGGAAGTTCGAAAAATGGAAAGGGAAACATTAGAGAAAATTGATGAAAGTGAACTTGTGAAACGAGGTACTCCGTTTATTGAAGGGATGGCACAAGCTTTTGAAAGTAGAAATTACTTAGTCATGTTTACGGGGCTTGTGACTTCACTATTTACTGTATATTCAATTTGGTTTGGAATTATCAGCGGAATTGTGATGCTTTTCGTTTCGAAAGGCAGAATGTCCGGTAACGTAATCTCAAGTATTGCGGACGTCTCAGAAGGGGAGATTCGTTTTGAAGGTCCAACCTTATATGTAGACAATATTATCATTAAAAATGTCGGTTTAGAACAGACAAGAAAAATGATTCAAGAACGAGCAGTTGGTGCCATTCTGACGCCGAACAATCAAAATAGTATTGTTACGTTATCTCACCTTGGACAGCGTCAAGCAATTTTACACCAGGTTGCAACTGTACTAGGTGCATTTATAGATTCGGGCGAACCAGGGCTCATACCGCTTGCAAAACGGGATCTAGAAGATGGTAGAATTGCTTTATTTATTATGCCAAGAGAAAAAGAATTTCATCAAATTAAAACAGTCATTGAACAAGTTCCAGTGCTAGATAGTGCTCTGCGGATGCCAAGAAAGGCGGATAAAGGTAAATCATGA
- a CDS encoding capping complex subunit for YIEGIA, translating to MSTETEIVAIVTTKKEMLQGGGAPVFIVNENKELQETAMNLEKILDAETHEISPTTLILVAR from the coding sequence ATGAGTACAGAGACAGAAATCGTAGCAATTGTCACAACAAAAAAAGAGATGCTACAAGGCGGAGGCGCACCTGTTTTCATTGTCAATGAAAATAAAGAATTGCAAGAAACAGCGATGAACCTAGAAAAGATTTTAGATGCAGAAACCCATGAAATTAGTCCAACGACATTAATACTCGTGGCACGTTAA
- a CDS encoding helix-turn-helix domain-containing protein translates to MNYLSKYQSFANKFELNEAIASHLNDHRYQLNDTDLNVLTMLSRYAVKYPGVAHLKVGTIAKALQKSDRTVRRSVEKLERLQILKRQVFSREKTGGQGANLYIFLPYKQIKLPEPKHEQVTKTEPSHDPNQPIVEEPMIPITLYSRIKDLVKSYTGNHHEGLASKLYGIYRVHTTKLMKFEIHADKGELLKTIAIQAVRVLFQATKRKNIHNLIGYYDGIFRELTDKALFADAFMAYDEPMEVKMP, encoded by the coding sequence ATGAATTATTTAAGCAAATACCAATCATTCGCAAATAAATTTGAACTAAACGAGGCAATCGCTTCGCATTTAAATGATCACAGATATCAATTAAACGATACGGATCTAAACGTACTGACGATGTTAAGCCGATATGCAGTGAAATATCCCGGTGTTGCGCACTTAAAAGTAGGAACGATTGCAAAGGCTTTACAAAAATCAGACCGCACTGTTCGCCGCTCAGTCGAGAAATTGGAGCGATTACAAATACTTAAAAGACAAGTATTTTCACGGGAGAAAACAGGTGGACAAGGTGCCAATCTTTATATTTTTCTACCATATAAACAAATAAAACTTCCTGAACCGAAACATGAGCAAGTGACAAAAACAGAACCAAGTCATGATCCAAATCAACCAATTGTTGAAGAACCTATGATTCCAATCACACTTTACTCACGTATCAAAGATTTGGTTAAATCCTACACAGGAAATCATCATGAAGGTCTTGCCAGCAAACTTTACGGCATTTATCGTGTACACACCACGAAACTTATGAAATTCGAGATTCACGCGGATAAAGGGGAACTTTTAAAAACAATCGCAATACAAGCAGTTCGCGTCTTATTCCAAGCAACTAAAAGAAAAAACATCCATAACCTGATTGGCTATTACGACGGCATCTTCCGTGAATTAACCGACAAAGCTTTATTTGCGGATGCTTTTATGGCTTATGACGAACCGATGGAAGTGAAAATGCCGTAG